From Jeotgalibaca dankookensis, one genomic window encodes:
- a CDS encoding SGNH/GDSL hydrolase family protein: protein MAKKIVWFLLAIATVIILFLIVGTSQSPKSTSSQESSKETKIVSYSRDPLVEETSLTTRILIIGDSIGFGIGDEEGLGIGERYRALLSEKENVEINLNNISVPGYQSDELVEAIQNQDSQALIQDAGLIIISIGGNDLSRLQFQENLEVAFEETLAIYIENIDLVISRINQLNPAATIAFVGLYNPDRSQEAIITSSLSKWNNETQSFLNRKSGVVYIPTDEIFSDDLENYLSADGFHPSGAGYQAIAELLDDVLDEMDES from the coding sequence ATGGCAAAAAAAATAGTCTGGTTTTTACTTGCAATAGCGACAGTCATTATATTGTTCCTAATTGTTGGCACTTCACAATCGCCTAAAAGTACGAGTAGCCAAGAGAGTAGTAAAGAAACCAAGATAGTATCTTATTCGAGGGATCCATTAGTAGAAGAAACGTCTCTAACAACAAGAATTCTTATTATAGGTGATTCTATCGGTTTTGGTATTGGTGATGAGGAAGGTTTGGGAATAGGGGAGCGCTACCGGGCACTCTTAAGTGAAAAAGAGAATGTAGAAATCAACCTTAATAATATTTCGGTTCCCGGCTACCAAAGTGACGAATTAGTAGAGGCGATTCAAAATCAGGATTCTCAAGCGCTCATTCAAGATGCTGGGTTAATTATCATTTCAATTGGAGGTAATGATTTAAGCCGTTTACAATTTCAGGAAAATTTAGAAGTGGCCTTTGAAGAGACACTCGCCATCTATATAGAAAACATCGATTTAGTTATAAGTAGGATTAATCAGTTGAATCCAGCGGCTACAATAGCTTTTGTTGGGTTATACAATCCCGATAGGAGTCAAGAAGCTATTATTACAAGTTCTCTTAGTAAGTGGAATAATGAGACCCAGTCTTTCCTAAACAGAAAGAGTGGAGTTGTTTATATACCAACCGATGAAATTTTTTCTGATGACCTTGAAAATTATCTGTCAGCCGATGGTTTTCATCCTAGCGGAGCTGGCTATCAAGCGATAGCAGAGTTATTAGATGACGTATTAGATGAAATGGATGAGTCGTAA